The following proteins come from a genomic window of Myroides odoratus DSM 2801:
- a CDS encoding tetratricopeptide repeat protein, with translation MKYLPFILLLVISCQQIQGQQDLKQPPLTPEQKAKQDSIIETYATNKAHRYNYSFNLKEWQDALDEGLAQDSTIAYLWQQKAMPYFKSRKYEVGMEYIDKAVQYDPERYLGYRAFIKCVFSKNYRDAIADFETCMANWGDRYEMDHTYTFYIGLSYLQLNEFDKAETYFKRAVAKQKEIFPDVHHLELFYLGIVCYEQERFTEAIAYFEQAVVNYKEFSDAYYYKGLSQWKMKESEEKIKATSDLFFMYNQQGFSINEANAIYERYPYQIPKQQPISD, from the coding sequence ATGAAATACCTCCCATTTATCCTATTGCTCGTCATCAGTTGTCAACAGATTCAAGGACAGCAAGACTTGAAACAACCTCCGCTTACTCCAGAGCAAAAGGCCAAGCAAGACAGCATTATTGAAACCTATGCGACGAATAAAGCCCACCGCTATAACTATAGTTTTAATCTGAAAGAATGGCAAGACGCCTTGGATGAAGGATTAGCACAAGATTCGACCATTGCCTATTTGTGGCAGCAGAAAGCTATGCCTTATTTTAAAAGTAGAAAATATGAAGTGGGAATGGAGTATATCGATAAAGCGGTACAGTATGACCCAGAGCGTTATTTGGGCTACCGCGCTTTTATCAAATGTGTATTTTCAAAAAACTATCGCGATGCCATTGCTGATTTCGAAACTTGTATGGCCAATTGGGGCGATCGCTATGAAATGGATCACACCTATACTTTTTACATTGGCTTATCGTACTTGCAATTGAATGAATTCGATAAAGCTGAAACCTATTTTAAACGGGCAGTAGCCAAGCAGAAAGAAATATTCCCCGATGTACATCACTTGGAACTCTTCTATTTGGGTATTGTTTGTTATGAACAAGAGCGCTTTACAGAAGCTATCGCTTATTTTGAACAAGCTGTAGTTAACTACAAAGAATTTTCAGATGCCTATTATTATAAGGGATTGAGTCAGTGGAAAATGAAAGAATCAGAGGAGAAAATTAAAGCAACTTCAGATTTATTTTTCATGTATAACCAGCAGGGGTTTTCAATTAATGAAGCCAATGCTATTTATGAACGATATCCGTATCAGATACCTAAACAACAACCTATTTCGGATTAA
- a CDS encoding cytochrome c, translated as MKTNRKYIVQFVWGVSGILIMALILFGGLFYLGEQERTPVVINESGFCGVPNLPEDMQRGKELFDQNCLACHKLEINVLGPALKDTDHLVVHTWLFVEPNKKDQVEYGWMFHVQTFKDRISEAESLAISSYLNQTN; from the coding sequence ATGAAGACGAATCGGAAGTATATTGTACAATTTGTTTGGGGTGTTTCGGGCATCCTGATTATGGCTTTGATTTTATTTGGAGGACTTTTTTATTTAGGGGAACAGGAGAGAACACCTGTGGTGATAAATGAAAGTGGTTTTTGTGGAGTCCCGAATCTACCTGAAGACATGCAAAGAGGAAAAGAATTATTTGATCAAAATTGCTTGGCGTGTCATAAACTAGAGATTAACGTACTTGGACCTGCACTAAAAGATACAGACCATTTGGTAGTACATACGTGGTTGTTTGTTGAACCAAATAAAAAGGATCAAGTAGAATATGGATGGATGTTTCATGTTCAAACATTTAAAGATCGAATATCAGAAGCAGAAAGTTTAGCGATTAGTTCCTATTTGAATCAGACAAACTAA
- the dcm gene encoding DNA (cytosine-5-)-methyltransferase translates to MTKKIKVVELFAGVGGFRIGLEKANTELNDNFFDVVWSNQWEPSTVSQHASMIYENRWGGENHSNVNIEEVPTNEIPNHDILVGGFPCQDYSVATTLKNSKGILGKKGVLWWSINRILTEKENKPRYLIFENVDRLLKSPSNQRGRDFAVMLKCLNDLGYAVEWRVINAADYGMPQKRRRVFFIGYHITSEVYQTIDASDLQAWCINDGIIANAFPVGTDVVNEKHIAFNDSLNNISEEFGKGRKISEFENAGIMINGQIYTAKVKPQYEGNRQVLKDILENVENVPQEYFIPDEDIDKWNYLKGAKKEIRKSSTGFEYNYAEGGMIFPDNIEDASRTIITGEGGKSPSRFKHVVKTEKGLRRLMPVELERLNMFPDNHTQQIGVTDTKRAFLMGNALVTGIVTKLALELRNRH, encoded by the coding sequence ATGACAAAAAAAATAAAGGTTGTTGAGCTTTTTGCTGGAGTAGGTGGTTTTCGTATTGGTTTGGAAAAAGCTAATACAGAATTAAACGATAATTTTTTTGATGTAGTTTGGAGTAATCAATGGGAGCCTTCAACTGTGTCACAGCATGCTTCAATGATTTATGAGAACAGATGGGGAGGTGAAAATCACAGTAATGTAAACATAGAGGAAGTTCCTACAAATGAAATTCCAAATCACGATATTTTGGTTGGAGGTTTTCCGTGCCAAGATTATTCTGTAGCTACAACGCTGAAAAACTCTAAAGGTATTTTAGGAAAGAAAGGTGTATTGTGGTGGTCTATTAATAGGATATTGACAGAAAAAGAGAATAAACCAAGATACTTAATATTTGAAAATGTAGATCGTTTATTAAAGTCACCTAGTAATCAAAGAGGACGTGATTTTGCAGTAATGTTAAAGTGTTTAAATGATTTAGGATATGCTGTAGAGTGGAGAGTTATCAACGCAGCAGATTATGGGATGCCTCAAAAAAGAAGGAGGGTTTTCTTTATTGGATATCATATTACGTCAGAGGTATATCAAACAATTGATGCAAGTGATTTACAGGCATGGTGTATCAATGACGGAATTATAGCGAATGCTTTTCCTGTTGGAACCGATGTTGTCAACGAAAAACATATTGCATTTAATGATTCATTAAATAACATAAGTGAGGAGTTTGGAAAAGGGAGGAAAATTTCTGAATTTGAAAATGCAGGTATCATGATTAATGGGCAAATTTATACTGCAAAGGTAAAACCTCAATATGAAGGAAATAGACAAGTTTTAAAGGATATTTTAGAAAATGTAGAAAATGTTCCTCAAGAGTATTTTATTCCAGATGAAGATATTGATAAATGGAATTACCTGAAAGGAGCTAAGAAAGAAATTCGTAAAAGTTCTACGGGTTTTGAATACAATTATGCTGAAGGAGGAATGATATTTCCCGATAATATAGAGGATGCTTCAAGAACAATTATCACTGGTGAAGGAGGGAAAAGTCCTTCTCGTTTTAAACACGTTGTAAAAACTGAAAAAGGTTTAAGAAGATTGATGCCTGTTGAACTAGAGCGTTTAAATATGTTTCCAGATAATCATACGCAACAAATAGGAGTAACTGATACGAAGCGAGCGTTTTTAATGGGAAATGCTTTAGTAACAGGAATTGTAACAAAACTTGCTTTGGAATTAAGAAATAGACATTAA